The genomic window CAGTTTCACGAACACGAGCGCCGCCCCCAGCAGCGCGGCATTTTTCGCGAAGTGGAAGAACTCCTGTTGTCGCAGTTCGGGGTCGTCGACCGTCCAGAAGTCGTGCATCACCGGCGTCGCACCGGCGAAAAATCCCGCGACCGCGGCGGCCGACGCGGCGGGGACTCGCCACAGCGCCACGCCGAGACCGCCGAACAGGAGCCCGCCGCTCGTCGCCGGCACCGACAGCGACGGGATCGGCGCGTTCTTCGACTCGGCGTACTGGATCCGCGCCTCGAGGTTCCGGAGGTTGTCCATTGCCATGAACGCGAGGACGGCACCGAACAGGACCCGCCCGAGCCGGGACGGCCCGCTCTCGGCGACCGAGTTCTCGTCCGCTTCCGCCCGGCGGAGCGTTCCACGCTCGCTACTGTGTTGCGTCTCGCGCTGGAAGGGGCTACGCATACGGTGGCGTAGACGCGCGACGGGTTTCAGTACGGCCGTGACATTTGCGTGTCTCGCGAGCGCTGACAGTCTCTGAAAAACACAGGTTAGAGCCCGTGACAAAGGTGTTTATCCCTCACCGTGGTGGGATCGCGTATGCGACGACGAGACCTCCTCGCCGGCACGACCGGCGCGATCTGTGGACTGGCCGGTTGTACGGGCTCGACGTTCGAACGGCTCCAGTCGGAGCGTCCGGATATCGATGACGAATCCGCCGACTCGAGCGACGGAACCGACCGGGACGCCGCCGAACCGGAAGCGGACGACCCGATCGTCGTCGGCGACCCCGACGAGGTGCCGTTCCTCGCCGCGCACCCGCCACACGAACTCGAGTTACGGAACGAGGGCGAGACGGATCGAACGATCTCCGTTGAGATTACGACCGACGGCGGCGATGGCGGCGGGAGCGACGGTGGCGATAGCGAGGACAGTAGCGACGAGCGAGATGATAACGCACTGCTCGAGCGCGATCTCGACATCGCGGCGGGCGAGGCGCTCGAACTCGTCCTCGTCGAGCCGCGGTCGTACACGGTCACCGTGGCCACGAGTAGCGACGACGGCACGAGTCAGTCGACCGTGACCGACGGCGTCGACCGGCGGCCGTTCGACTGTACTCGCTCTCGAACGAGCATCGCGCTCAGCGAATCCGGCGTGCAGACCGAATCGACCTCGACGTCGATCCCCTGTCCAGTGCCCGAAGTCACGGACGCGTCGCTCGCGGTCGGCGAGGGGGAGTGTGCGGGCCGGACCGACGGCGACGGTGCGACCGTCGAGTTCGCGGACGAGGCCGTCGTCGTCGACGGCGACATCGGAACGCCGACGCCCTGTCACGGCCTGTCGCTCGCGGACGCGGCCTACGACGAGGGCGGTGACGTTCTCACGGTGACCGTCGCCGTCGGCGAACAGGAAGCCGACAACTGTACCGACTGCCTCGGCGTCGTCGACTACGAGGCGCGGATCGACCTCTCGGGGCGCTATCCGAACCGCGTCGAAGTCCATCATCGGAGCGACGAGGAGGACCAGCAGATCACCGCGGCCGAGTATTCGGCGGACTAACGGCCAAAAAGGGGCCGAAAGCGGCGGCAAATCGACCCGATATCGGCGGCTCGAATCAGTGCTCGACGAGTTCGACCAGAATCCCGCCGGTGTCCGCCGGGTGCAAGAATGCCACCGAGTGGCCCCACGCGCCCGGTCGCGGCTCCTCGTCGATCAGCGTCACGTCGTGGTCGCGGACCGTCTCGAGGGCACCCTCGAGGTCGTCCGTCGCGAGCGCGAGGTGATGGACGCCCGCCCCGTCGTCCTCGAGGTAGCGCGAAATCGTCCCCTCCTCGAGCGGCTCGAGCAGTTCGAAATAGCCGTCGCCGCAGTCGAGGAAGACGACTCGCATGCCGTCGAACGCCTCCTCGTGGGCGACCTCGAGGCCGAAAAGGTCGCCGTACAGTGCCGCGAGGTCCGCTGCGTCGTCGGTCGCGATCCCGGCGTGATCGAAGTGCATCGTAATCGTACTGCGTGGAGGGGCCGTGTTACTGTTATGATTTTTCGTTGGATTCGATCCGGATCGAGCGACGGACTGTGGCGTCAGCGGCCGATCACTCGAGCCCCAACTGCGCGGCCAGTCGATCCGAAACCCCGCCGCCGAGGTCGAACACGGCGCGCATCTCCTCGGGCGAGAGTTCGAAGTCGAAGATATCGGCGTTCGCCTCGATGTGTTCCCGACTCGCCGCCTTCGGAATGGCCGCGACGAAGGGGTGCTGGACGAGCCATCGCAACGCGACCTGTGCCGCCGACTTGCCGTATGGCTCCCCGATCGCCGCCAGCCGCTCGTCGCCGACGACATCGCCCTCCGCGAGTGGGCTGTACGCCGTCAGGAGGACCTCGTTCTCGAGACAGTACGCGAGGAGGTCATCGCGCCGGTGGAAGGGATGGTACTCCACCTGATTCGTGATGATCGGCGTTTCGGAACGGGCGATCGCGTCCTCGAGCCCGTCGACCCCGAAGTTGCTAATGCCGATGTGGTCGACCAGCCCGTCACGTTGCAGGTCGTTCATCGCACCGATCGTCTCCGCGAGCGGCGCTTCGTCGCTCGGTCCGTGTAACAACAGGAGGTCGACGGTTTGGAGTTCGAGCCGCTCGAGGCTCGCCTGCGTGGATTCGCGCACGTCTGCGGGGGCCGCGTTGTCGGGGTGGACCTTCGTCACGACGAAGACGTCCTCGCGGTCGACCTCGCTTTCGGCGATCGCCCGGCCGACCGCGGCCTCGTTGTCGTACAGCTGGGCGGTGTCGACGTGTCGGTAGCCGACCGCCAGTGCGGTTTCGACGGCTCGCCGGCAGTCGTCGCCGGTCATGCGCGCAGTACCGAGCCCGAGCGCCGGGACCTCGGCCCCTTGCGCGATGACGGTCCCCGTCGTCGTATTCGTGCTCATGGACGGCCGTACACCGCCGCTCGGTATCAAGGTCACCCCGGCGAGGAACGACCGCCGACCGATATCGCTGCTCGGCGGATTCCGAAAAAAATCGTCGACGGCGCGAGTCGATCGGCTCTCCGTCGCGGGTGACGACTCGAGGCGTTACGCGTCGGTCGCGTTGGCGTCGGCCTCGGTGTCGTTGGTCGCGGTATCGTTCATCCCGGTTTCGTTGTCCGCAGTCTCGTTGCCCTCGGCGATGGGCTCGTCCTGCGTGTCCTCCGTCGCGTTCTCGTCGGCTTCCTGCTCTTCGGGAGCCGCCTCGTCGTCCGTCTCGGGTGCCGAGAGGGAATCGCCCTCGTCCGGCGGGACGATCTGCATGACCGCGCCCGTGTCGCCTTCGGGAACGCCCTCCTGATTCGCGAGCACGTAGACGTTCCCGTCGTCGTCGTGACCGAACTGCCGGACGAAGTAGGGGAACGAGCCGTCCTCGGTGCCCGAAACTTGGAGGGCCTCCATGTCCCAGAGTTCGTCTCGAGGGACGACCTCCTGATCCGCGGCGTCCGCTCCGCCGCCATCTCCTGCGGTCTCGTTCATGCCGGCCGACTCGTTCATGCCGGCCGACTCGTTCATACCGGCCGACTCGTTCATACCGGCCGTTTCGTTCCCCTCGTCGATGGGCTCGTCCTGCGTGTCCTCCGTCGCGTTTTCGGGGGCTTCCGACTCGTTGGGGCTCATCCCTTCGGTCTCGTTGCCGCCGGCGTCGCCGCCCATCGATTCGCCGCCGTCTTCGGGCTCCGAGGCGGCGAGGAGCCGACCCGCGGGTTCCTGACGGGCCGGGTCGGCCGTCCAGTCACCGAAGACGTACTTGCCGTCTAGTTCCTCGATATCACCGGCTTCGTACACGTGGCCGCCGATGATCGTGATCCCGACCGGCTCGCCGTCGTAGACGTGCGGGTACTCGACGATCGGGTCCTGAAGCTCCTGTCCGTCGTAGGGCGCTTCGTCGGGGGCCGAGTCGGGACAGTCCTCCGGCGGATCGCTCGGGCTGTCCGTGCTAAAGCAGTGGGTCCCCTCCTTGATGTTCCAGCCGTAGTTGCCGCCGGCCTCGACGATGTTCGCCTCCTCGAAGAGGTCCTGCCCGGCGTCGGAGACGAACAGCCGGCCGTCGCTGTCGAACGAGATGCCGAACGGGTTTCGCATCCCCCACGCGTAGTACTCGTCGCGGGCGTCGTCGACGTCGACCAGCGGGTTGTCGTCCGGAATGCCGTACGGCCGCTCGTCGCTCTCGACGTCGACGTCGATCCGGTGGACGCCGCCGAGCAGATTCTCGCTGACGTCCTGTCCGTTCCCGCCCGCGTTGTCGTCGTACCAGTCCTCGACGTGGCCCTCCATGTCGTCGTTCGCCCCGCCGCCGTCGCCCATCGGGACGTAGAGGTAGCCGTCGGGGCCGAACGCCATCGGCCCGGCGTCGTGGTTGTACTGGGGCTTCTGGAACTCCATCAGGACCCGTTCGGAGTCGGGGTCGGCCTGACTCATGTCCCCGTTCGCCTGATACTCGGAGACGACTTCGACGTGGCTCCAGCCCTCGGGCGTCTCGTCGTTCGGCGGGGCGCTGTAGTGGATGAAGAAGCGGCCGTTCTCCGCGAAGTCGGGGTGGAACTCGACGCCGAGCAGCCCCCGCTCGTCGTAGTCCTGATTCGGGTCCGCATAGTCGCCCTCGAACGTCCCGAGTTCGACGAGCTGGTCGCTGACATCGAGGAACGGCTCGTCCTGCAGGCCGTCGTCAGTGACGACCCAGAGCTCGCCGGTCTGGTCGGCGACGAAGTACCGGTCCTCGTCTTCGTCCGCCACGGCGAAGTCCGTCGGCGCGGTCATTCCCTCCGCGAGCGTCTGGACGCCGATCTCCGTTCCCGGCTCGAAGAAGGCCTCCGCCTCACCGTCTCCGGACTCTTCGGCCGCTCCGTTACCGCCACCGCCGACCGAGACATCTCCGCGCATCGTCGCTCGATGGGGCTCGCAGTAGTACTCGGCCATCTCGCTCGTCGCCTCGAACTCGAGGGACTGCGTCTCTCCCTGCTCGCTCATGAGTTCGGTCCGCTCGAGGTCCTCGCCCTCGCTGTCAACGATGACGAGGTTGTGGGCGGCACCGTCGAGGTTCTCCCACGTGATCTCGTAGGTGGTTCCCTCCTCGAGTTCCAGCGTCGGGTTCGTTTCGTCCGCGATTTCCTCGGGTGCGACGCCGATCCAGCCGCTCGTCTCGCCGCCGAGCTCGATCGACTCGGTCTCCTGGGCGAGTGCGACGTTGCCCAGACCGACGACCCCACCCGCGGCCGCGGCGGCTTGCAGTACGCGGCGGCGGGACGTCGATGGATAGTTGCCGGCCGACTCCGTTCCGGGGGTCGATCGCTCGTCGGGTTGCTCGCTCATGTTGGGCTCACACCAGCGCCGTTGCCCGATACGAGGATAAACCGGTTCGACTGTTTCCCCGAATTCCTAGCCCAATAGTAGATTGTCTCCGAATCGCCCGACGGAGTCGGGTGTAAAACGGTATTACTCGAGAGACATCGGCGATGTTACTCGAGTCTAATTCGAGATTCAACCGCTCGGACTGCGCTCTCGGGCTTCTATTTGGGAATTGGTCACACAGGATCGGCACGGATCCGCTGGGGAGTCTCGCCGACCGATTCGACTTCGACGCCGAGGGCCGAATCCCGACGAGGTTCTCAGACCGCGCCGCCGGGCTGGTACTCCCCGAACTCGTCGCGCATGACGTTACAGATCTCGCCGACCGTGGCGTAGGCCTTGACCGCGTCGATGATGTACGGCATCAGGTTCTGGTCGCTCCGCGCCGCGTCGCGCAGCGCCTCGAGGGCCGCGTCGACGGCTTCGTCGTCGCGGGACTCGCGGACCGATTCGAGGCTGTCGATCTGTCGCTGCTGGTCTTCCTCGGTGACCTCCTCGACGTCCATCGCCGGGTCCTCGTCGACCTCGAACTCGTTGACGCCGACGATGATCCGCTCTTTCTCCTCGATCTCCTTCTGGCGGTCGAAGGCCGTGTCCTGGATCTGGCGCTGGACCCACTGTTGTTCGACGGCCTCGAGCATGCCGCCGCGGTCGTCGACCTCGTCCATGATCTCGTAGGCCTCTTCCTCGACCTCGTCGGTCAGCGATTCGACGTAGTAGCTGCCCGCCAGCGGGTCGATGGTGTCGGCCGCGCCGGACTCGTGGGCGAGGATCTGCTGGGTTCGCAACGCGGTGCGGACGGACTCCTCGGTCGGCAGCGCGAGCGCCTCGTCTTTCCCGTTCGTGTGCAGGCTCTGGGTGCCCCCGAGCACCGCGGCCAGCGCCTGATAGGCGACGCGGACGACGTTGTTCTCGATCTGCTGGGCGGTCAGCATCGAGCCCGCGGTCTGGGTGTGGAACTTGAGCTGTTTGGACTTGGGGTCGTCCGGATCGAAGCGCTCCTCGATGATGTCGTGCCACATCCGGCGGGCCGCGCGGAACTTGGCGACTTCCTCGAAGATGTTGTTGTGGCCGTTGAAGAAGAACGAGAGCTGCGGCGCGAAGTCGTCGACGTCGAGGCCGGCCTCGATAGCCGTCTCGACGTACTCGATGCCGTCGCCCAGCGTGAAGGCGAGTTCTTGGGCGGCCGTCGAACCGGCCTCGCGGATGTGGTAGCCCGAGATCGAGATGGTGTTGAACTTCGGCGTCTCAGAGGCACAGAAGTCGAAGATGTCCGTGATGATCCGCATCGACGACTCCGGCGGATAGATGTACGTGTTGCGCGCGATATACTCCTTCAGAATATCGTTCTGGATCGTCCCGCGAAGCTCCTCGCGGTCGACGCCCTGCTGGTCGCCCACCGCGATGTACATCGCCAGCAGCACCGATGCGGGCGCGTTGATCGTCATCGACGTCGAGACCTCGTCGAGCGGGATCCCGTCGAAGACGGTCTCCATGTCGTCGAGCGAATCGATCGCGACGCCGGCCTTCCCCACTTCGCCCGCGGCCATCGCGGCGTCGGAGTCGTAGCCCATCTGCGTCGGCAGGTCGAAGGCCATCGAGAGCCCGGTCTGGCCCTGATCGAGCAGGTAGTGATAGCGCTCGTTAGTGTCTTCCGGCGTCGAGAACCCGGCGTACTGGCGCATCGTCCAGAGCCGGCCCCGGTAGCCGGTCGAGTAGACCCCGCGCGTGTACGGCGGTTCGCCCGGGTTGCCGAGGTCCTCCTCGTAGTCGAGGTCCCCGATATCGTCGGGCGTGTAGAGCCGGTCGACCTCCTGCCCGCCCGTATCAGTCGTGAACGTTTCCTTTCGCTCGCCGAACCGCTCGAGGACCGGCTCGACGTCCGCCTCGTGCCACTCCGCCTTGCTGGCACGGATCTCCTCGAGTTCATCGGGGTCGAACATTATGGTTATCGTGGACGGGCCGGGGCTTCAACTTTGATGAACACGTCAAGCTTTCCCGTTCGTCTCGCCGGGACGGTTGAAATCGCCTCAGACGTTGTCGTCCGGGTCGTGTCGGTCGGCCATCCGCGACGCCTCCTCGGCGTAGCGCTCCCGCATCGCCGGGTCGTCGACGGTTCCGAGCGCGTCCGTCGAGACGCGGAGACCGGCCTTCGTCTCTCGAGCGGGGCCGGTAAAGCTCGTGAGCGCGCGCTCGCGGCGGTGGTACCGGCGGCCGTCTTCGGTCGCGTAGACGAGGATGACGAGATTGAGTTCGTCGTCCCCGTAGGTTCGTTCGACGAGCCAGACGCACACCGCGTCGTCCTCGCCGTCGGCTGATTCGCCGCCCTCGACCGTCGAATCGGGTTTATTCGAAGTCATGACTGTCACTCGGATCGCCACTACCGCTTATGTCTCGAGGCGTCGACGGCCCGCCTATGACCGCGGATTCGTCGGGATTGTCGGAGCCGCCGGGGCGGGCGGACGACGCGGGCGACCGCCGCCGTGCCGCCCGCTACGTCGCGCCGTTTCTGGCGCTCGGATTGGTGAACCTTGGGCTCTTGCTCCGCTGGGGACTGGACCCGCTGTGGGCGTTCGCGATCCTCCCGCCGATGCTCTTTCTCTCGGGAATCGGCTGGATCGCGTTCCGTCACGGCTTCGACCAGCGGCCCGCCGGAGCGGGATCGGACCGGTGAGACGGACCGAACGACCGGTGTCATCCGCGTCGGTTACCGGCCCGTATCGTACTTGTACGTGGCCGAGTCGGGATCGATGCCGAAGTCCTCCGGCGACTCCTCGTCGTCCGTCTCGTCGCGCCCCTCCGGCGCGCGCTTGAACGCTTCCCGGAACCGGTCGGGCATCCGGAACTCGTCGACGTCGATCGTCAGCGGCACCGCGTCGGGATCGGTACCCTCCCGTTTGTCCTCGAGGCGCTCCTGCAGAACCGCCGGCAGTTCGGACTCCTCGAGCCGCTGGAAGCCGAACTGGGCGAGGTAGGCACCCGTCCCGGTCAGGACGTAGACGGTCTCGAACCCCTGATCCCCGGCGTACTCCACGAGCCGTTCGACGATGTGGGCCCCGACGCCCTGCTCGCGCCAGCCCTCGAGGACGCCGATACTGGTCAGTTCGCAGACGGACTCGTCACCGTCGTCGGTCTTGTGGATGCGGATGCGGCCGAACCCGGCCTTCTCACCGGATTCCTCGTCGACGGCGATGACGTAGTCACGGGAGCGAAACGCCGTCTCGTCGAGTCCCATCGACTCGATGTGATCCAGCAACCAGACCTCTTCCCTGTTTTTCGCGTCCCGCACGTACATGATGCGACGTAGGAGGTGTGCAGCCAAAAGCGTTTGTGGGTTGCCAGTAACTCGTCAGTGCCGCGCTGTCGCCGCTGTGACGGCGGCGACGCGCTCGCTCGAGACACTATCAGACAAATAATCTATTTTGGCACCATATATCCATGAATGATGTTTTATACTCGAGTTAGGATAGATAGTGATCCCATATATCTCAGTATATCCGAACACGTGGGAAATACTTTTCACCCATCGTGTTCATTGTTGGCATATCATGGCCGAATGCGAACGCTGCGGCGACGAGGTGGCTCGACGGTTCACGCACCGAATCCGAACTGAGACCATGACGCACAGACGGACCCAGCGCGTCTGTGCGGCGTGTCACCCGTCCCTTCCGGACTTGCTCGAGGCCGATCGGTCGTCGGACCGGGTCGTCGCCGACGGCGGCACCCTCGCGACCGACTGTCCGGTCTGTACCGGGTACACGGTACCCGACGGCGAATCCGACGTCTGCGTCGATTGTGGCTGGACCAACGTCCGGTAGCGACGAACGATCCGCGACCGCGGGCGGTGCCGGTGATCGGACCGACTCCGAGACCGGACAGCATCGCTCATCGAATCGATTCTCGAGACGAATCACGAGCGGCGGTTCGCGTTCGCTCGAGCAGCCGTTCGATCCGGTCGTCGGTCGAGGGATGGGTCGAGAGGAGTCGGGTCAACTCGTCTTCGTCCGCTTCGGTGTGGACGTACAGGGTCGAGAGCAACCCCTGTGCGGGCTCGGCGGTGCGCTGGATCGTCCGGAGCGCGCGAGCGAGTGCGACCGGCTTGCCGGTGACCGCGGCGGCGCGGTCGTCGGCGGCGTACTCCCGCCGGCGCGAGTGTGCGCGGACGGCGAGGGTCACGAGGAGAAAGCAGGCCACGACGCCGCCCTCGACGACCTGCAGCAGTCGGCCGAACGCCGTCCGCGACCACGACGCCGGATCGCCGCGCGCCCACGCGACCGCTCGAGCGATCCCGGCCAGCGGGAGCAAGAACGGAGCCAGCACCAGAACGACCAGCCCCGCGACGGTCCGGAAGACGCTGTAGGCGAGCGTCTGTATGAACGCGTCGTAGCGCTCGAGGTGGGCGAGTTCGTGGGCGGCGAGTGCCTCGAGTTCGTCGAGCGACAGCACCCGGAGGAGCGAGCGGTCGAGGACGACGACGCCGTTTCGCTTGCTGCCCAGCGCGAAGGCGTTGGGCATTGGCAGCCGGGCGATCAGGATCGTGGGCGAATCGACGGCCATGCGGGACTCGAGTGTGTCGATCCGCCGGTAGAACCCGGGCGCGTGTGAACGCGGCAGTTCGACCGCCTCGAGGCTCGAGAGGAGTTGTTTCGTGCCGAGCCGATAGCTCAGGTAGCCGCCGAGGAGCCCAACCGCGACGATCAACAGGACCGCCGTCGCAGGGTCGGGCGCCGAGGCCCGGAGCACCGACAGCGCCCAGTAACAGACAGCCGCCAGTCCGAGATACCACACCAACAGCAGGCAGCCGACCAGTGCCATCAGGAGCCGGGTCCCCGCGGGACGAGCAGACATCGGTGTCGAACCGACCTACGGGCGGCCGGTTGAAACGGGTATCGAACTCACTCCGATTCTCTCCCCATCAACACCGTGTAAAGCGTCCAACTAGCTTGATATAGCTGTATGGCAAGTGCTTGTTCACCTCGCAGTCATCCCCTGCTCGACGAATATGATGTAGTAGCATCGATCCCGCAGACTTCGATCGGAGTTACGTCTTGAAGCACTACACGAGGTGGGCGAAACTAACGATCCAACAGTTGAAAGTCACGTTGCGTGTGGGTATCTCACGACCGTCTGTTCAGATGCACCGCACGTACGAGTAAGCCAACAGCTACCGCGAACCACAGGACTGCCCACACATCTGATGGGATCGGGTCCTCGATGATGTCGGTCAGTACCGCCACAAGATACACCGAACTAAGCAGTGCAATTCCGAGTTGTACTCTGAACGGGAGTCTGGCATAGAGGCCACCGCCAGCGGTAGTTTCATCGGGCGACATAAATTGCTGTAGGTGATTTCGATGGATAACCTTTCGGATGATCAACCTGTTCTGATAGACTTGCATACTCACCTAACTGTTGTTCTAACAATGGAAGTGTCGAATCGTGAATGTTTTAAACCGATCGAACTCGGAATGTGACATGGCTGTCAGCCAGCATTGCTTCTCGAGCAATCAGCCGGCCGATAGCGCCTCTTCGAGTTGCTCCTCGATGGCGTCCAGTTCGTCGCGTAATTCCTCGCCCTCGGCACCCTCGAGGTCGTCGATCCGGTCGGCGATCCCCTGTAGCCGCGAGTACTTCTCGTCCTCGTCGACGCTGGTCTTTTGGACGTAGACATCCTCGTCGACGTCGTAGACCTCGCTCTCCTCGAGATCGGTCACGGCGAGGACGACATCCAGTTTGTCCCGGTCGACGCCCGTCACCCACTCGCGGGGGATGCCGCGCTCGTCGAGGGCGGCGAAGATCGTTTCGGCGTCTTTGGGCTGGCGTCGCTCCCGGGTCGTCCGTCGGACGGTTCCGTAGCGGCCGTGGAGTTCCTGGTCCGGCCCGAGTCGCTCGAGCAGCGGGTCTCGAGCCGATCGCCGGACCCGGTTGGAGCCGTGCTGGAGGTCGGACGCGAGCACGTAGAGGTCCGTCAGCGAGTCGGTATCGAGGGCCGCGGGATCGTCGGCGTCGAGTTCCTCGAGCAAGGCGGCCAGCAACAGGGCGTCGTCGTGGACGCGTTCGGGCGGGTTTCGGGCGTCCGACGCGGGAACGAGAAACGGACTGTCCCCGGCGGTCCCGTCGGCGTCGTACCTGATCGTTTCGTCGTCGGCAGCGTACTCGTCGGCGAGGGTCACGACGCTGGCGTGCGGTTCGACCCCCGGCTGGAGGTGGTCGATCGAAACCTCGCCCTCGTCGAGTCGCTCGAGGAAGACGACGAACTGCTCGCGCCAGAGCGGTCGCGTCTCCCCGCTGTCGCCGAACCGGACGACGATCCGGTCGTCGTCGGTCCGCTCGACCTCGAACGGCCGCTCGGAGACGGGCGTCAGCAGTTCGGTACCCGGCTCGAGGGCCTCACACTGCTGCCGGAGGCTCGCCCACGTATCGTCGGGTTCCATACGCTGGCTACGACGAGCGGGCGGAAAAAGCGCGACCACGAATCTGCCACCGGCCCGCGATCACGGTCTCGCTGGCGGAAAGGGCGGGCTACTCGAGGACCGAGGGAAGCCGCGAGAGCGACGGGAGGTGGTAGGTCGGGGTCACGTCCGACTCGAGTCGCGCGTCGTCGTCGGATCGCGAGAGCAACACCGAGTCGATGCCCGCGTTGTCGGCCGCCCGCACGTCGACGGCTCGGTCGCCGACGTACAGCGCGTCGTCGGCCTCGAGGGAGTCCATCGCGGTCTCGATGTTCGTCGGATCGGGCTTGCGCCGGGCGAGCCCGTCGGGGGTCAGCGGACAGCCGTAGACGGTCTCGAACAGCGACCGGAGTCCGAACCGGTCGAGCAGCGTCGAGACCACGGACGGGTGGTTGTCGCTGACGATGCCGAGGGGCAACTCGAGCGACCGAACGGCGGCCACGTCGTCGTAGGCCGAGCGCAGCCCGCGCTCGACTTCCTCACACTGGGCACGGACCATCTCGCGGGCGGCCTGCGCACAAAACGCGTCGGTCTCGATGCCGAGGCTGCGACAGCGCTCGGCGATCGATTCGAAGTCGCCCCGGAGGAGCGCCTGTAGCGTCTCGGTCGCCGGTTCGGACCGGCCGAGTTGCTCGTACGTTCGGTCGAGGGCAGCGGACAGCCGCTGGGACGACGGGCTCTCGACGACGACCCCGTCGAAGTCGAACAGGACCGCATCGTACGTCATACTGGCACGGGTATTTCCGGCGGGATTATAATTCTGTTGCGATCATCGGCTCGGCAGCCCGCGATCGCCGCGGCGGTCGGGGCCCAGAGCTAAGGCGATCGCCGTGGTGTGTGGTCCCATGCTACACGCGGAAGGACCGCTTCTCACCGTCGACGTGGGCGACCGAACGGCGACCGAGACGAGCATCGACGACACGCTCGAGGCGGCGGTCGGCGGGCGGGCGGTCGCGACGGCGCTCGCCCACGAACGGATCCCGTTCGACGCGGACCCGTTCGGTCCCGAGAACCGCGCCTATCTCGCACCGGGACCGCTCCAGCAGTCCCGGATGTCCTTTACCGGCCGGCTGAACATGACCGCCCTCTCGCCGCTGACCGACGGGCTGGTCTCGAGCAACGCCGGCGGCTACCTCTCGCGGAACGTCGTCGGGACGGGGATCGGCGTCCTCGAACTCGCGGGGGCGAGCGACGAGCTGCTGGCCGTCCACGTCACCGACAGCGGCGTCGAGTTCGAGGAAGTGCCCGTACTCGAGGGTGCAACGGTGCCCGAAACGTCCGAGTACATGGCCGAACGCCACGACCTCGGGCCGGACAACTGTATCGCGATCGGGCCGGCCGGCGAGAACCGGGTCCGGTTCGCCTCGGCGATGACCTTCGACTCGCGGGCGTTCGGTCGCGGCGGACTGGGTGCCGTTCTCGGATCGAAGAACGTCAAGTGCGTCACGTTCGAGGGCGATGCGGAGCCGCCGGTCGAAATCCCGAACCCGCCGGAGATGGAGATCCACCGGGAGGCAGCGCAATCGGACGACCTACTGCGGCGACAGGGGACGACGGGCAGCACCGAGTTCATCAACGACAACTTCGCGCTTCCGACCCGGTACTTCGAGGAGTACGGGTTCGAACACGCAGACCGGATCGGCGGCAACGCCGTCGAAGCGAAGAAGTACGAGAAAGGCGCGTGCTCGGCGTGTGCCTACGCCTGTAAGCTCCCGACGCGTGACGAGGAGGCCGGCGTCGAAACCGAGGGCCCGGAGTTCGAAACCGTCTACGCGTTCGGCTCGAGCCAGGGCGTCGGGGACATCGTCGACGTGATGAAGGCGAACGAACTGTGTGACTCCCTCGGGATGGACACGATCTCCGCCGGGGTCACCGTCGCGGCCTACCTCGCGAGCGAAGACGAGTTCGGCAACGCCGACCTCGCGCGGGAACTCACCGAGAAGATCGCCTATCGCGAGGGGATCGGCGACCGCCTCGCGGAGGGCGTCGACCGCTGTCACGACGACCTCGGCGTCGACAACTACACCGTCAAGGGCACCGAGTTCGCCGCCCACGACGGGCGCGT from Natrinema versiforme includes these protein-coding regions:
- the mce gene encoding methylmalonyl-CoA epimerase, which encodes MHFDHAGIATDDAADLAALYGDLFGLEVAHEEAFDGMRVVFLDCGDGYFELLEPLEEGTISRYLEDDGAGVHHLALATDDLEGALETVRDHDVTLIDEEPRPGAWGHSVAFLHPADTGGILVELVEH
- a CDS encoding aldo/keto reductase, with protein sequence MSTNTTTGTVIAQGAEVPALGLGTARMTGDDCRRAVETALAVGYRHVDTAQLYDNEAAVGRAIAESEVDREDVFVVTKVHPDNAAPADVRESTQASLERLELQTVDLLLLHGPSDEAPLAETIGAMNDLQRDGLVDHIGISNFGVDGLEDAIARSETPIITNQVEYHPFHRRDDLLAYCLENEVLLTAYSPLAEGDVVGDERLAAIGEPYGKSAAQVALRWLVQHPFVAAIPKAASREHIEANADIFDFELSPEEMRAVFDLGGGVSDRLAAQLGLE
- a CDS encoding DoxX family membrane protein, whose amino-acid sequence is MRSPFQRETQHSSERGTLRRAEADENSVAESGPSRLGRVLFGAVLAFMAMDNLRNLEARIQYAESKNAPIPSLSVPATSGGLLFGGLGVALWRVPAASAAAVAGFFAGATPVMHDFWTVDDPELRQQEFFHFAKNAALLGAALVFVKLGLSEDPRE
- a CDS encoding methylmalonyl-CoA mutase: MFDPDELEEIRASKAEWHEADVEPVLERFGERKETFTTDTGGQEVDRLYTPDDIGDLDYEEDLGNPGEPPYTRGVYSTGYRGRLWTMRQYAGFSTPEDTNERYHYLLDQGQTGLSMAFDLPTQMGYDSDAAMAAGEVGKAGVAIDSLDDMETVFDGIPLDEVSTSMTINAPASVLLAMYIAVGDQQGVDREELRGTIQNDILKEYIARNTYIYPPESSMRIITDIFDFCASETPKFNTISISGYHIREAGSTAAQELAFTLGDGIEYVETAIEAGLDVDDFAPQLSFFFNGHNNIFEEVAKFRAARRMWHDIIEERFDPDDPKSKQLKFHTQTAGSMLTAQQIENNVVRVAYQALAAVLGGTQSLHTNGKDEALALPTEESVRTALRTQQILAHESGAADTIDPLAGSYYVESLTDEVEEEAYEIMDEVDDRGGMLEAVEQQWVQRQIQDTAFDRQKEIEEKERIIVGVNEFEVDEDPAMDVEEVTEEDQQRQIDSLESVRESRDDEAVDAALEALRDAARSDQNLMPYIIDAVKAYATVGEICNVMRDEFGEYQPGGAV
- a CDS encoding PQQ-dependent sugar dehydrogenase produces the protein MSEQPDERSTPGTESAGNYPSTSRRRVLQAAAAAGGVVGLGNVALAQETESIELGGETSGWIGVAPEEIADETNPTLELEEGTTYEITWENLDGAAHNLVIVDSEGEDLERTELMSEQGETQSLEFEATSEMAEYYCEPHRATMRGDVSVGGGGNGAAEESGDGEAEAFFEPGTEIGVQTLAEGMTAPTDFAVADEDEDRYFVADQTGELWVVTDDGLQDEPFLDVSDQLVELGTFEGDYADPNQDYDERGLLGVEFHPDFAENGRFFIHYSAPPNDETPEGWSHVEVVSEYQANGDMSQADPDSERVLMEFQKPQYNHDAGPMAFGPDGYLYVPMGDGGGANDDMEGHVEDWYDDNAGGNGQDVSENLLGGVHRIDVDVESDERPYGIPDDNPLVDVDDARDEYYAWGMRNPFGISFDSDGRLFVSDAGQDLFEEANIVEAGGNYGWNIKEGTHCFSTDSPSDPPEDCPDSAPDEAPYDGQELQDPIVEYPHVYDGEPVGITIIGGHVYEAGDIEELDGKYVFGDWTADPARQEPAGRLLAASEPEDGGESMGGDAGGNETEGMSPNESEAPENATEDTQDEPIDEGNETAGMNESAGMNESAGMNESAGMNETAGDGGGADAADQEVVPRDELWDMEALQVSGTEDGSFPYFVRQFGHDDDGNVYVLANQEGVPEGDTGAVMQIVPPDEGDSLSAPETDDEAAPEEQEADENATEDTQDEPIAEGNETADNETGMNDTATNDTEADANATDA